One Littorina saxatilis isolate snail1 linkage group LG10, US_GU_Lsax_2.0, whole genome shotgun sequence DNA window includes the following coding sequences:
- the LOC138978628 gene encoding cdc42 homolog: MQTIKCVVVGDGAVGKTCLLISYTTNKFPSEYVPTVFDNYAVTVMIGGEPYTLGLFDTAGQEDYDRLRPLSYPQTDVFLVCFSVVSPSSFENVREKWVPEITHHCQKTPFLLVGTQIDLRDDAATVEKLAKNKQKPITQDAGEKLARELRAVKYVECSALTQKGLKNVFDEAILAALEPPEPPKKKKCVIL; this comes from the exons ATGCAGACGATAAAGTGTGTGGTGGTAGGGGACGGAGCAGTGGGTAAAACCTGCCTCCTCATCTCATACACAACCAACAAATTCCCTTCAGAATATGTACCTACA GTCTTTGACAACTATGCAGTGACAGTTATGATCGGGGGCGAGCCCTACACGCTAGGCTTGTTTGACACCGCTGGGCAGGAAGATTACGACAGATTGCGACCCCTCAGCTATCCACAGACAGATGTCTTTCTAGTCTGCTTCTCCGTAGTTTCTCCTTCTTCCTTTGAAAACGTCAGAGAAAAG TGGGTACCAGAGATCACGCATCACTGTCAGAAGACGCCGTTCCTGCTAGTGGGAACGCAGATCGACTTGAGAGACGACGCAGCCACCGTGGAGAAGCTGGCCAAGAACAAACAGAAGCCCATCACGCAGGACGCCGGAGAAAAGCTGGCACGAGAACTGCGCGCTGTCAAATACGTCGAGTGCTCTGCGCTGACACAG AAAGGTCTGAAGAATGTATTCGACGAAGCCATCCTAGCTGCCTTGGAGCCCCCAGAGCCCCCCAAGAAAAAGAAGTGCGTCATTCTGTGA